In one window of Paraflavitalea soli DNA:
- a CDS encoding TatD family hydrolase — translation MQIVDTHTHLYSKSFTGDIDAVIGRAVEEGVDRFYLPAIDSESHQAMLDLETRFPGKCIAMMGLHPTSVKENYKEELAIIADWLGKRKFVAVGEIGLDFYWDRAFDNQQAEAFHQQIEWALHYRLPIVIHSRESMDECIGIVREHQKGALGGIFHCFTGTEAQARQIIDAGFYLGIGGVLTYKTSTLPVVLKDIPLEHIVLETDAPYLPPVPFRGKRNESSYLKYVLEKLAEVKGVSKEEVAKITTANAQKIFG, via the coding sequence ATGCAAATAGTTGATACTCATACCCATTTATACAGCAAGAGCTTTACGGGTGATATTGATGCCGTGATTGGCCGTGCGGTGGAGGAGGGGGTGGACAGGTTTTACCTGCCGGCGATCGATAGTGAGAGCCACCAGGCCATGCTGGACCTGGAAACCCGTTTTCCCGGTAAATGTATTGCCATGATGGGACTGCACCCCACCTCTGTGAAGGAGAATTACAAGGAGGAGCTGGCCATCATCGCCGACTGGCTGGGCAAGCGCAAGTTTGTGGCGGTAGGCGAGATCGGGCTGGATTTCTATTGGGACCGGGCTTTTGATAATCAGCAGGCGGAGGCTTTTCACCAACAAATCGAATGGGCTTTGCATTACCGGTTGCCGATTGTGATCCATTCGCGGGAGTCGATGGATGAATGCATCGGTATTGTGCGGGAGCACCAGAAGGGAGCGTTGGGGGGTATTTTTCATTGCTTTACCGGTACAGAAGCGCAGGCCCGGCAGATCATTGATGCCGGCTTTTACCTGGGTATTGGAGGAGTACTGACCTATAAAACATCTACCCTGCCTGTAGTTTTAAAAGATATTCCGCTGGAGCATATCGTCCTGGAGACCGATGCACCCTACTTGCCGCCGGTACCTTTCCGGGGTAAAAGGAATGAAAGCAGTTATTTGAAGTATGTGTTGGAGAAGTTGGCGGAGGTAAAAGGCGTGTCTAAAGAGGAGGTCGCAAAAATAACTACGGCCAATGCTCAAAAAATATTCGGTTGA
- a CDS encoding four helix bundle protein, which translates to MRNFKDLKIWQKGFDIAVRSFKLSTTFPKEERFGLCSQVTRSAVSIPSNIAEGSSRNSEKDYSRFVEISLGSSFELETQLLIAKAANLGDNALTNELLQQVDEEQKMLMSFLSKLKK; encoded by the coding sequence ATGAGAAACTTTAAAGATCTTAAGATCTGGCAGAAGGGATTTGATATTGCTGTACGATCATTTAAGCTATCCACCACTTTCCCTAAAGAAGAAAGGTTTGGTTTGTGTTCACAGGTTACAAGATCAGCAGTGTCCATTCCTTCAAATATTGCAGAAGGTAGCAGTAGAAACAGTGAGAAGGATTACAGCCGGTTTGTTGAGATTTCTTTAGGCTCAAGCTTTGAATTGGAAACACAATTGTTGATCGCAAAGGCAGCAAACCTTGGTGATAACGCACTAACTAACGAATTGCTTCAGCAGGTAGACGAAGAGCAAAAAATGCTCATGAGTTTCCTGAGCAAGCTAAAAAAATAA
- the gltX gene encoding glutamate--tRNA ligase translates to MAKKVRVRFAPSPTGGLHLGGVRTVLYNYLFARQHGGDFVLRIEDTDQTRFVPGAEEYIINCLKWCGLNPDEGPHVGGEYGPYRQSERKAMYRKYAEHLVQTGHAYYAFDRPEELETMRERFKTPENPSPQYDHTVRSSMRNSCSLTLEETATLLEDGVPYVIRIRMPENETVTFTDMIRGEVSFHTGLVDDKVLLKADGMPTYHLAVVVDDYLMKITHAFRGEEWLPSAPVHVLLWKYLGWEKEMPQWAHLPLILKPDGNGKLSKRDGDRLGFPVFAMNWNDPKTNEQTKGFRELGFLPEAFDNLLAMLGWNDGTAQEIFTLEELIQKFSMDRVHKGGAKFDYEKAKWFNHEWIRKLPVEHYRAAVKGLLEEKGLVITDEAYLDKVMTLVKDRCTLLTDFYEQSKFLFETPAQLDLDAVKPKWNDDKKAFFLAASDELRAAGSWKAADLEASFKALATQKNIKPGDVLMPLRVMLVGGKFGPGVFDIAELIGKEETVKRISNMLQQL, encoded by the coding sequence ATGGCAAAAAAAGTACGTGTTCGTTTTGCGCCCAGCCCTACAGGTGGTCTGCACCTGGGTGGTGTGCGCACAGTTTTATACAATTACCTGTTTGCCCGCCAGCATGGGGGCGATTTTGTGCTGCGTATTGAAGACACCGACCAAACCCGCTTTGTACCGGGGGCGGAAGAATATATTATAAACTGTCTGAAATGGTGTGGCCTGAACCCTGACGAAGGTCCACATGTAGGTGGAGAATATGGCCCTTACCGCCAAAGTGAACGCAAGGCGATGTATCGCAAATATGCCGAACACCTGGTGCAAACCGGCCATGCTTATTATGCTTTTGACCGGCCCGAAGAATTGGAGACAATGCGGGAACGCTTCAAAACGCCCGAAAATCCTTCCCCCCAATACGATCACACCGTACGGTCATCCATGCGCAATTCCTGTTCTCTTACGTTGGAAGAAACAGCAACCCTGCTGGAAGATGGTGTGCCCTATGTGATCCGGATCCGGATGCCGGAAAATGAGACCGTCACTTTTACCGATATGATCCGGGGTGAAGTAAGTTTTCATACCGGCCTGGTAGATGACAAAGTGCTGTTGAAGGCAGATGGTATGCCTACCTATCACCTGGCAGTGGTAGTAGATGACTACCTCATGAAGATCACCCATGCTTTCCGCGGGGAAGAGTGGCTGCCCAGCGCCCCCGTACACGTATTGTTGTGGAAATACCTGGGCTGGGAAAAAGAAATGCCTCAATGGGCGCACCTCCCGCTGATCCTGAAGCCCGATGGCAATGGCAAGTTGAGTAAGCGCGATGGCGACCGCCTGGGATTCCCGGTATTTGCCATGAACTGGAACGACCCTAAGACCAACGAACAAACCAAAGGTTTCCGGGAACTGGGTTTCCTGCCCGAAGCTTTTGATAACCTGTTGGCGATGCTGGGTTGGAATGACGGCACGGCCCAGGAAATATTTACCCTGGAAGAGTTGATCCAAAAGTTTTCCATGGACCGCGTACACAAAGGCGGCGCCAAATTCGACTACGAGAAAGCCAAATGGTTCAACCACGAATGGATCAGGAAACTACCGGTGGAGCATTATCGTGCTGCAGTAAAAGGCTTACTGGAAGAAAAAGGACTTGTTATTACTGATGAAGCCTATCTCGATAAAGTGATGACATTGGTGAAAGACCGTTGCACTTTGTTGACGGATTTCTATGAGCAATCGAAGTTCCTGTTTGAAACACCGGCCCAGCTGGACCTGGATGCTGTTAAGCCAAAGTGGAATGATGATAAAAAAGCATTTTTCTTAGCGGCGAGCGACGAGCTGCGGGCTGCGGGCAGTTGGAAGGCAGCAGATCTGGAAGCTTCTTTCAAAGCATTGGCTACCCAAAAGAATATTAAACCTGGTGATGTATTGATGCCCCTGCGTGTAATGCTGGTGGGTGGTAAATTCGGACCAGGTGTATTTGATATAGCGGAGTTGATCGGAAAAGAAGAAACGGTGAAGAGGATCAGTAACATGTTACAACAACTGTAA
- a CDS encoding GIY-YIG nuclease family protein yields the protein MEHNEKFYVYVLQSLKDFSFYIGQCDDLDCRMSKHSEGMSQYTSGKGPWRLRYFESYGSRSEAIKRENAIKKKKSRKYIEWLISNRFVKEVDL from the coding sequence ATGGAACACAATGAAAAATTTTATGTGTATGTCCTTCAATCTTTGAAGGACTTTTCTTTTTATATAGGTCAATGTGATGACCTCGACTGCCGGATGAGTAAACATTCTGAGGGAATGAGCCAGTATACTTCCGGCAAAGGCCCTTGGCGGCTGCGCTATTTTGAATCTTATGGTAGCCGTTCTGAAGCTATCAAGCGTGAAAATGCCATCAAAAAGAAAAAGTCCAGAAAGTATATCGAATGGCTGATAAGTAACCGGTTTGTTAAGGAAGTTGATTTGTAA
- a CDS encoding polysaccharide deacetylase family protein, whose product MFYFVKTPWLLKKLYPGCTWDIPTREKIIYLTFDDGPHPMATPFVLDTLKQYQAKATFFCIGKNVVENPAIYRRILEEGHRTANHTHNHLNGWKVKNDQYVHNILEAAKHIDSNLFRPPYGKITRFQVKILSGIGAYKGSNRSFKIVMWDVLSGDFDKGLSAEHCALNVINKTRRGSIVVFHDSEKAFPRMQKALPDMLQYFSGKGYRFEAIQL is encoded by the coding sequence ATGTTCTACTTTGTAAAAACTCCATGGCTGCTCAAAAAGCTCTATCCAGGCTGTACCTGGGATATTCCCACCCGGGAAAAGATCATTTACCTCACATTCGACGACGGCCCGCACCCCATGGCCACCCCCTTCGTACTCGACACCTTAAAGCAGTACCAGGCCAAAGCAACCTTTTTTTGTATCGGTAAAAATGTAGTGGAAAATCCCGCTATTTACCGGCGGATCTTGGAGGAGGGGCACCGAACGGCCAACCACACCCATAATCACCTTAATGGATGGAAAGTAAAGAACGATCAGTATGTCCATAACATATTGGAAGCTGCGAAACATATAGATTCCAACCTATTCCGGCCACCATACGGCAAGATCACCCGATTTCAGGTAAAAATACTGTCTGGCATTGGAGCGTATAAAGGTTCCAACCGAAGCTTTAAGATCGTAATGTGGGATGTATTAAGCGGAGATTTTGATAAGGGTCTTTCTGCTGAGCATTGTGCCTTGAATGTGATCAATAAAACAAGGCGGGGCAGCATCGTTGTTTTTCACGATAGTGAAAAAGCATTTCCGCGTATGCAAAAAGCATTACCGGATATGCTGCAATATTTTAGTGGCAAGGGGTATCGTTTTGAAGCTATTCAGTTGTAG
- a CDS encoding cobalamin B12-binding domain-containing protein translates to MNDKLNRPVRVLVAKVGLDGHDRGAKVIATALRDAGMEVIYTGLRQTPEMVVNAALQEDVDAIGISILSGAHMTVFPKVIQLMKEKGMDDVLLTGGGIIPEDDMQQLNEMGVGKLFAPGTSTHDIASYITTWVKDHRNF, encoded by the coding sequence ATGAATGATAAATTAAACAGGCCGGTACGGGTATTGGTGGCCAAGGTGGGCCTGGATGGCCACGACCGTGGTGCAAAAGTGATTGCCACCGCCCTGCGCGATGCCGGTATGGAGGTCATCTATACGGGCTTGCGCCAAACACCTGAGATGGTCGTCAATGCCGCCTTGCAGGAAGATGTGGATGCCATTGGCATCAGCATTCTCTCAGGCGCCCACATGACGGTATTCCCCAAGGTCATCCAACTCATGAAAGAAAAAGGCATGGATGATGTACTGCTTACCGGCGGTGGTATCATTCCCGAAGACGACATGCAGCAATTAAATGAGATGGGCGTTGGCAAATTGTTTGCCCCCGGCACCTCCACCCATGATATTGCCAGTTATATCACCACCTGGGTTAAAGACCACCGGAATTTCTGA
- a CDS encoding ARPP-1 family domain-containing protein: MSKGLFILLLFFTVKCTQAQLTYQNLEVDYDSTWTYKNLKIIPIRPKGGGNGNPLGFPQQSGRPIISLSQALKLGYVKISERGTASTENVHYLRINNSSDTAVFIASGEIITGGRQDRMVTKDTVLAPNGRDQYIDVMCVEEGRWSEKEKKFGYYGYADPGLRKVVDQSRNQVLVWKEIFGQLDGSGVKAPTLAYTARKQDKKYMLQEMEYFQQFYDKIMKDSSITGFVCVSGDKVIGMDVFAGNKLFQEELEPLLRGYIEAAIVRGSPVTAPDPTVKKYLDKILTSERGQEEYLKKNGKIFRYEEKVYHITGYAE; this comes from the coding sequence ATGTCCAAAGGACTCTTCATACTCCTGCTGTTTTTTACCGTAAAATGTACACAGGCACAGCTTACCTACCAAAACCTGGAGGTGGATTATGACAGCACCTGGACGTATAAAAACCTCAAAATAATTCCTATCCGTCCCAAAGGAGGTGGCAACGGTAATCCGCTGGGTTTCCCGCAGCAAAGCGGCAGGCCCATCATCTCCCTCAGCCAGGCCTTAAAACTGGGTTACGTTAAAATAAGTGAGCGGGGTACGGCTTCCACCGAGAATGTACATTATTTACGAATCAACAATAGCTCCGATACGGCGGTGTTCATTGCCTCGGGCGAGATCATTACGGGTGGTCGCCAGGACCGCATGGTAACCAAAGACACGGTATTGGCGCCTAATGGCAGGGACCAATACATTGATGTCATGTGCGTGGAAGAAGGCCGGTGGAGTGAAAAGGAGAAAAAGTTTGGGTACTATGGTTACGCCGATCCCGGCCTGCGCAAGGTGGTGGATCAGTCCAGGAACCAGGTGCTGGTGTGGAAAGAAATATTCGGACAATTGGATGGAAGCGGCGTCAAAGCGCCCACCCTGGCTTATACTGCCCGGAAGCAGGATAAAAAATATATGCTGCAGGAGATGGAATACTTCCAGCAGTTTTATGACAAGATCATGAAGGATAGCAGCATAACGGGCTTTGTATGCGTAAGTGGCGACAAGGTGATCGGCATGGATGTATTTGCCGGTAACAAATTGTTCCAGGAAGAACTGGAGCCCTTATTACGGGGATATATAGAAGCTGCTATTGTGCGTGGCAGTCCGGTTACGGCGCCCGATCCTACGGTAAAAAAATACCTCGATAAAATACTGACCAGCGAACGGGGCCAGGAAGAATACCTGAAGAAGAATGGAAAGATCTTCCGCTATGAGGAGAAGGTATACCATATAACAGGGTACGCAGAGTAA